A genome region from Pseudomonas anguilliseptica includes the following:
- a CDS encoding DUF4381 domain-containing protein, whose protein sequence is MNPLDQLEPLIAPAPISWWPPAPGWWLLALLLPVLLWAAFKLLKHLPRKAAGQSTEAPLDPLRQAALSELELLSKPYDGVDAGPWLQQLNAILKRLCRERYPQSNSHILSSRAWLAFLDSRCPAAGLTRWMILVEGAYRPRCSLDDKAIAGLNQAVSIWIRKHV, encoded by the coding sequence GTGAACCCGCTGGACCAGCTCGAACCCCTAATCGCTCCTGCGCCGATCAGCTGGTGGCCGCCGGCACCAGGCTGGTGGCTACTCGCCCTACTGCTGCCCGTGCTGCTGTGGGCTGCTTTCAAGCTGCTTAAACACCTGCCGCGCAAAGCGGCTGGGCAGTCGACCGAAGCGCCGCTTGATCCTCTGCGCCAGGCCGCGTTGAGCGAACTCGAACTTCTGAGCAAACCTTATGACGGCGTCGATGCCGGCCCCTGGCTGCAGCAACTCAACGCCATTCTCAAACGCCTGTGCCGCGAGCGTTACCCACAAAGTAACAGCCATATTCTGAGCAGCCGTGCCTGGCTGGCCTTTCTCGACAGCCGTTGCCCAGCAGCCGGTCTGACCCGCTGGATGATCCTGGTGGAGGGTGCTTATCGCCCGCGCTGTAGCCTGGATGACAAGGCCATCGCCGGCCTCAACCAGGCGGTGTCGATCTGGATTCGCAAACATGTTTGA
- a CDS encoding vWA domain-containing protein encodes MFEFAWPWVFLIAPLPWLLRAWLPPADSGEAALKISLLAELEGLSGRRARLRLPALRQQAPFALIWLLLLLASARPQWLGEPLPLPASGRDLLLAVDVSGSMDYADMLWEGQEVSRLSLVKHLLGDFIDGRQGDRVGLILFGSRAYLQSPLTFDRQTVHTWLDEAQKNIAGPQTAIGDAIGLAVKRLRERPAQSRVLVLVTDGANNAGEIDPMTAARLAAEEGITIYPIGIGADPEQGGVLGMLGFNPGIDLDEPSLRAIAEATGGEYFRARDSEELQAIEATLDRLEPVAQKPTLARPTLPLYPWPLGLALLLSLLLVSQTLWPSLQQRWRNQLTRLRGKQS; translated from the coding sequence ATGTTTGAGTTTGCCTGGCCCTGGGTCTTCCTGATCGCTCCCCTACCCTGGCTGCTGCGCGCCTGGCTGCCGCCTGCGGACAGCGGCGAAGCGGCGCTGAAAATCAGCCTTCTGGCGGAGCTCGAAGGCTTGAGCGGACGCCGCGCCCGCTTACGACTGCCGGCCTTGCGGCAACAGGCGCCGTTTGCACTGATCTGGCTGTTACTGCTACTCGCCAGCGCGCGCCCGCAATGGCTGGGTGAACCGCTACCGTTGCCGGCCAGCGGCCGCGACCTGCTGCTGGCGGTAGATGTGTCCGGCTCCATGGACTACGCCGACATGCTCTGGGAAGGCCAGGAAGTCAGTCGCCTGAGCCTGGTCAAGCACCTGCTCGGCGACTTTATCGACGGCCGCCAGGGTGACCGGGTCGGCCTGATCCTGTTCGGCAGCCGCGCCTACCTGCAGTCGCCACTGACCTTCGACCGACAGACCGTGCACACCTGGCTGGATGAGGCGCAGAAAAATATCGCCGGGCCACAGACCGCCATCGGCGACGCCATTGGCCTGGCGGTCAAACGCCTGCGCGAGCGTCCGGCGCAGAGCCGCGTGCTGGTACTGGTCACCGATGGTGCCAACAACGCCGGTGAAATCGATCCCATGACCGCCGCACGCCTGGCCGCCGAGGAAGGCATTACCATTTACCCGATCGGCATCGGTGCCGACCCTGAGCAAGGTGGCGTGCTCGGCATGCTTGGCTTTAACCCGGGCATCGATCTGGACGAGCCGAGCCTGCGTGCGATTGCCGAGGCCACCGGCGGTGAATACTTCCGCGCCCGCGACAGCGAAGAGTTGCAAGCCATCGAGGCCACCCTCGACCGCCTCGAGCCGGTGGCGCAGAAGCCAACTCTAGCGCGGCCAACCTTGCCACTCTATCCCTGGCCACTGGGCCTGGCCTTACTGCTCAGCCTGCTGCTGGTCAGCCAGACACTCTGGCCGAGCCTGCAACAACGCTGGCGCAATCAACTGACACGGCTGCGGGGGAAACAGTCATGA
- a CDS encoding DUF58 domain-containing protein yields MHDQPTQPGIRVSLGELIEMRHRVREVQLFSTPARRSPLIGLHHSKLRGRGVDFDQVRVYQPGDDVRTIDWRVTARTQEPHTKLFHEERERPIYIMVEQSKRLFFGSGLMFKSVLAAQAASLIGWAALGHNDRIGGLVFGDLEHHEIKPRRSKQSLLQLLSRLAKANQVLSNDSQGGRDSFGLALRRAHEVLRPGSLVVILCDERTLNDSSEQQLLLLARHTDLLLLPLSDPLDHALPNAGLLRFTEHGAQLELDTQDAELRQAYRSLADARQARWQRLAQKLGVPLLALNTQSEMIEQLREHLNAQRPRKSL; encoded by the coding sequence ATGCACGACCAACCCACGCAGCCCGGCATTCGCGTCAGCCTCGGTGAACTGATCGAGATGCGCCATCGTGTGCGTGAGGTGCAGCTGTTTTCCACCCCGGCGCGGCGCAGCCCGCTGATTGGCCTGCACCACTCCAAGCTGCGCGGGCGCGGCGTGGACTTCGACCAGGTGCGCGTGTATCAGCCCGGCGACGACGTGCGCACCATCGATTGGCGAGTGACCGCACGCACTCAAGAACCGCACACCAAGCTGTTCCATGAAGAGCGCGAGCGGCCGATCTACATCATGGTCGAGCAGAGCAAACGGCTGTTCTTCGGCTCCGGGCTGATGTTCAAATCGGTGCTCGCCGCCCAGGCCGCCAGCCTGATCGGCTGGGCCGCTCTGGGTCACAACGACCGCATCGGCGGCCTGGTATTTGGTGATTTGGAACACCACGAAATCAAACCCCGGCGTAGCAAGCAAAGCCTGCTGCAACTGCTCAGCCGTCTGGCCAAAGCCAACCAGGTGCTGAGCAACGACAGCCAGGGCGGCCGCGATAGCTTCGGCCTGGCTCTGCGCCGTGCCCACGAGGTGCTGCGCCCCGGCAGTCTGGTGGTGATTCTGTGTGATGAGCGCACCTTGAACGACAGCAGCGAACAGCAGTTGCTGCTGCTCGCGCGGCATACCGACCTACTGTTGCTGCCGCTGTCCGACCCACTCGACCACGCCCTGCCCAATGCCGGGCTGCTGCGTTTTACCGAGCACGGTGCGCAACTGGAGCTGGACACCCAGGACGCCGAACTGCGCCAGGCCTACCGCAGCCTGGCCGATGCCCGCCAGGCGCGCTGGCAACGCCTGGCGCAGAAGCTCGGCGTACCGCTGCTGGCCCTGAACACCCAGAGCGAGATGATCGAGCAGCTGCGTGAACACCTGAATGCTCAGCGGCCAAGGAAAAGCCTGTGA
- a CDS encoding VWA domain-containing protein, which produces MNELTSLWPHWQRPFWLLLIPLLGFLLWQLWHREKRSGRWQALLPAAFQTALLTATGGRNSRLPWLALGLAWLLALLALLGPSWQRIEQQNPKPADPLVVLLELTPEMLASDASPNRLAQAKRKLLDLLEARQDAQTAIVVYAGSAHTLVPLSDDLATSRNLLDVLSPEIMPEPGKRADLAVAKALQLLEQGAQGNGRLLLLTSSLDETQRQAISQALGRRSERLRILGIGSTQGAPIIQEDGSFLKDAQGTILLPRLDSKGLKRFANELGGQYQGVTLDERDLRNLGLLDAPQQLRRDGELTQLQAWADQSHWLLLPLLLLAACAARRGWLLCLPLLLLSLPQNSYAFSFDDLWLRADQQGQRLLEAQQPAEAAQRFKDPRWQGQALYQAGDYAAAAERFANGESASDHYNRGNALARSNELEAAVDAYTQALELQPDLSQAQKNKALVEELLRQNQQQQQNQSDNSQESNKQQNQPSSQPQAGQSDPDAQPQAEQSPAKPPESEDKAESEKPAQPGAEEDADTPPKTPEEDDSNNGEEQIASAEPTLDGERRQALEQWLRQIPDDPGELLRRKFRLEQQRQEQLQ; this is translated from the coding sequence ATGAACGAATTGACCAGCCTCTGGCCGCACTGGCAGCGACCCTTCTGGCTGTTGCTGATACCGCTGCTGGGTTTTCTGCTCTGGCAGCTCTGGCACCGGGAGAAACGCAGTGGCCGCTGGCAAGCGTTGCTGCCGGCCGCGTTCCAGACCGCGCTGCTGACCGCCACAGGCGGGCGCAACAGTCGCCTGCCCTGGCTCGCCCTCGGCCTAGCCTGGTTACTGGCCCTGTTGGCGCTGCTCGGCCCCAGCTGGCAACGCATCGAGCAGCAGAACCCCAAGCCAGCCGACCCGTTGGTGGTACTCCTCGAACTGACCCCTGAGATGCTCGCCAGCGATGCCTCGCCCAATCGCCTGGCCCAGGCCAAGCGCAAGCTGCTCGACCTGCTGGAGGCACGCCAGGATGCGCAAACCGCCATCGTCGTGTATGCCGGCAGCGCACATACCCTGGTGCCGCTGTCCGACGACCTGGCCACCAGCCGCAACCTGCTCGATGTGTTGAGCCCAGAGATCATGCCCGAGCCTGGCAAGCGCGCCGACCTGGCCGTGGCCAAGGCCCTGCAACTGCTCGAACAGGGCGCCCAGGGCAATGGCCGCCTCCTGCTGCTGACCAGCAGCCTCGATGAAACCCAACGCCAGGCGATCAGCCAGGCCCTAGGCCGCCGCAGCGAGCGCCTGCGCATTCTCGGTATTGGCAGCACCCAGGGCGCGCCGATCATTCAGGAGGATGGCTCATTTCTCAAGGACGCCCAAGGCACCATCTTGCTGCCGCGCCTGGACAGCAAAGGCCTCAAGCGTTTTGCCAATGAACTAGGTGGTCAGTATCAGGGGGTGACGCTGGATGAACGCGACCTGCGCAACCTGGGCCTGCTCGATGCGCCGCAACAGCTGCGTCGTGACGGCGAGCTGACCCAGCTGCAAGCCTGGGCAGATCAGAGCCACTGGCTGCTTCTGCCGCTGTTGTTACTGGCCGCCTGCGCCGCCCGCCGCGGCTGGCTGCTGTGCTTACCACTGTTGCTGCTGAGCCTGCCGCAGAACAGCTACGCCTTCAGTTTCGATGACCTCTGGCTGCGTGCCGATCAGCAAGGGCAGCGCCTGCTGGAGGCGCAACAACCGGCGGAAGCCGCGCAACGGTTCAAGGATCCGCGCTGGCAAGGCCAGGCGCTCTACCAGGCCGGCGATTACGCCGCGGCCGCCGAACGTTTTGCCAATGGCGAAAGCGCCAGCGACCACTACAACCGTGGCAACGCCCTGGCGCGCAGCAATGAACTGGAAGCCGCCGTGGACGCCTACACCCAGGCACTGGAACTGCAACCCGACTTGTCCCAGGCGCAAAAGAACAAAGCCCTGGTCGAAGAACTGCTCCGCCAGAACCAGCAACAACAGCAGAATCAAAGCGACAACTCGCAAGAATCCAACAAGCAGCAGAATCAGCCCAGCAGCCAGCCGCAAGCCGGCCAGTCCGATCCAGACGCCCAGCCGCAGGCCGAGCAATCGCCGGCCAAACCGCCAGAGTCTGAAGACAAGGCTGAGAGCGAGAAACCCGCACAACCTGGTGCCGAAGAAGACGCGGATACACCGCCTAAAACGCCAGAAGAAGACGACAGCAACAACGGCGAAGAGCAGATCGCCAGTGCCGAACCGACCCTCGACGGCGAGCGGCGTCAGGCATTGGAACAATGGCTGCGGCAGATTCCCGATGATCCGGGCGAGCTGCTGCGGCGTAAATTCAGGCTGGAACAACAGCGCCAGGAACAACTGCAATGA
- a CDS encoding NAD-glutamate dehydrogenase, giving the protein MAFFTAASKADFQHHLQTALAQHVSEQALPQVALFAEQFFGIIALEELTQRRLSDLVGCTLSSWRLLERFEPTKPEVRVFNPDYEKHGWQSTHTAVEILHSDIPFLVDSVRMELNRRGYSIHTLQNSVFSVRRNKSGELQEILPKGAQGKDVQQEALMFLEIDRCANVGELKTLEKDLHEVFSDVRLSVADFQPMKAKAKELLAWLDKAKLKVEGAELEEIKVFMNWLLDDHFTFLGYEEFTVADSAGGGSMVYDEKSLLGMSKRLRTGLKADELHIESEAVAYLREPQLLSFAKAAVPSRVHRPAYPDLVSIRELDAKGKVVKECRFMGLYTSAVYAESVWNIPYIRRKVAVIKQRSGFDSSAHLGKELAQVLEVLPRDDLFQTPVDELFNTTMAIVQIQERNKIRVFLRRDPYGRFCYCLAYVPRDVYSTETRMKIQQVLMERLQATDCEFWTFFSESVLARVQFILKVDPKNRVQIDPLRLEKEAIQACRSWKDDYTSLIVESLGEAQGTEVLSEFPGGFPAGYRERFAPHSAVVDMQHLLSLNSERQLVMSFYQPLTQGEQQLHCKLYHADTPLPLSDVLPILENLGLRVLGEFPYKLRRADGREFWIHDFAFTYAEGLDVDIQQLNDTLQGAFVNIVGGAAENDGFNRLVLMAAMPWRDVALLRAYGRYLKQIRLGFDLSYIASTLVNHADIAKELVRLFKTRFYLARKLTVDDLEDKQQKLEQAILAALDNVAVLNEDRILRRYLDLIKATLRTNFYQTDASGAPKSYFSFKLNPRAIPDIPRPTPKFEIFVYSPRVEGVHLRFGDVARGGLRWSDREEDFRTEVLGLVKAQQVKNAVIVPMGAKGGFIPRRLPVGGTRDDVLAEGIACYRIFISGLLDITDNLKDGAVVPPQNVVRHDGDDPYLVVAADKGTATFSDIANGIAAEYGFWLDDAFASGGSAGYDHKGMGITAKGGWVSVQRHFRERGIDVQKDNVTVIGIGDMAGDVFGNGLLLSESLQLVAAFNHMHIFIDPNPDAAKSFVERQRLFDLPRSSWADYDAKLISAGGGIFLRSAKSIAISPQMKERFDISADKLAPNELLNALLKAPVDLLWNGGIGTYVKSSKESHADVGDKANDLLRVDGRELRAKVVGEGGNLGMTQLGRVEYGLNGGKSNTDFIDNAGGVDCSDHEVNIKILLGEIVGAGDMTGKQRNKLLVEMTDAVGGLVLGNNYKQTQALSLAERRARERVGEYKRLMSALETAGKLDRALEFLPTDDELNERAANGLGLTRPELSVLISYSKIDLKESLLKSLVPDDEYLAREMETAFPPLLAKKFGEPMRRHRLKREIVSTQIANDLVNHMGITFVQRLKESTGMSAANVAGAYVIVRDLFRLPHWWQQIEALDYKVPAELQLQLMDELMRLGRRATRWFLRSRRNEQDAARDVAHFAPRIEALVGRLDELLEGPAREQWLARFQGYVEAGVPEELARVVAGTSHLYTLLPIIEASDVTGQEPDRVAAAYFAIGGSLELSWYLQQITSLPVENNWQALAREAFRDDLDWQQRAITVSVLQMAEGPADIEERVGVWLDQHRRLVDRWKVMLGELRAATNTDYAMYAVANRELMDLAQSA; this is encoded by the coding sequence ATGGCGTTCTTTACGGCGGCCAGCAAAGCCGATTTTCAGCACCACCTGCAAACGGCGCTGGCGCAGCACGTCAGTGAACAGGCTCTGCCACAAGTAGCCCTGTTCGCCGAGCAATTCTTCGGCATCATCGCCCTCGAGGAGCTGACCCAGCGTCGCCTCTCTGACCTGGTCGGCTGCACCTTGTCGTCCTGGCGGCTGCTGGAGCGTTTTGAACCGACCAAGCCCGAAGTGCGGGTATTCAACCCCGATTATGAAAAACATGGCTGGCAGTCCACCCACACTGCCGTAGAAATTCTGCACAGCGACATTCCGTTCCTGGTCGATTCGGTGCGCATGGAGCTCAACCGTCGCGGCTACAGCATCCACACCCTGCAGAACAGCGTGTTCAGCGTGCGCCGCAACAAGAGCGGCGAGCTGCAGGAAATCCTGCCCAAGGGCGCCCAGGGCAAGGATGTGCAGCAGGAAGCCCTGATGTTCCTGGAGATCGACCGCTGCGCCAACGTCGGCGAGTTGAAGACCCTGGAAAAAGACCTGCACGAAGTATTCAGTGATGTACGCCTGAGCGTCGCCGACTTCCAGCCGATGAAAGCCAAGGCCAAGGAACTGCTGGCCTGGCTGGATAAGGCCAAGCTCAAGGTCGAAGGCGCCGAGCTGGAAGAGATCAAGGTATTCATGAACTGGTTGCTCGACGACCACTTCACCTTCCTCGGCTATGAAGAATTCACCGTTGCCGACAGCGCCGGCGGCGGCAGCATGGTCTACGACGAAAAGTCCCTGCTGGGCATGTCCAAGCGCCTGCGCACTGGCCTCAAGGCTGATGAACTGCATATCGAGTCTGAAGCCGTCGCCTACCTGCGCGAGCCGCAGTTGCTGTCCTTCGCCAAGGCCGCGGTACCCAGCCGCGTGCACCGTCCGGCGTACCCGGACCTGGTGTCGATCCGCGAACTGGACGCCAAGGGCAAGGTGGTCAAGGAATGCCGCTTTATGGGGCTGTACACTTCGGCGGTGTACGCTGAGAGCGTGTGGAACATTCCGTATATCCGCCGCAAAGTGGCGGTGATCAAGCAGCGCTCCGGTTTCGACAGCAGCGCGCACCTGGGCAAGGAGCTGGCTCAAGTCCTGGAAGTGCTGCCGCGTGATGACCTGTTCCAGACTCCGGTGGACGAGCTGTTCAACACCACCATGGCGATCGTGCAGATTCAGGAGCGCAACAAGATTCGCGTATTCCTGCGCCGCGACCCTTATGGCCGTTTCTGCTACTGCCTGGCCTATGTGCCGCGCGATGTGTACTCCACCGAAACGCGGATGAAGATCCAGCAGGTGCTGATGGAGCGTCTGCAGGCTACCGATTGCGAATTCTGGACCTTCTTCTCCGAATCGGTACTGGCGCGGGTGCAGTTCATCCTCAAGGTTGACCCGAAGAACCGCGTGCAGATCGACCCGCTACGCCTGGAAAAAGAAGCCATCCAGGCCTGCCGTTCGTGGAAGGACGATTACACCAGCCTGATCGTCGAAAGCCTCGGCGAAGCCCAGGGCACCGAAGTGCTCAGCGAATTCCCCGGCGGCTTCCCGGCTGGCTATCGCGAGCGTTTCGCCCCGCACTCGGCGGTGGTGGACATGCAGCACCTGCTTAGCCTGAACAGCGAGCGCCAACTGGTGATGAGTTTCTACCAGCCGCTGACCCAGGGCGAGCAGCAGCTGCACTGCAAGCTGTACCACGCCGACACGCCGCTGCCGCTGTCGGACGTGCTGCCGATTCTGGAAAACCTCGGTCTGCGCGTGCTCGGTGAGTTCCCTTACAAGCTGCGCCGCGCCGATGGCCGCGAGTTCTGGATTCACGACTTCGCCTTCACCTATGCCGAAGGCCTGGATGTCGACATCCAGCAGCTCAACGACACCCTGCAGGGCGCTTTCGTCAATATCGTCGGTGGCGCGGCGGAGAATGACGGTTTCAACCGTCTGGTGCTGATGGCCGCCATGCCGTGGCGCGACGTGGCGCTGCTGCGTGCCTACGGCCGTTACCTCAAGCAGATTCGCCTGGGCTTCGACCTCAGCTACATCGCCAGCACCCTGGTCAACCACGCCGATATCGCCAAGGAACTGGTGCGCCTGTTCAAGACGCGCTTCTACCTGGCGCGCAAACTTACCGTTGATGATCTGGAAGACAAGCAGCAGAAGCTCGAGCAGGCGATTCTCGCCGCGCTGGACAACGTTGCGGTGCTCAACGAAGACCGCATCCTGCGCCGCTACCTGGACTTGATCAAAGCCACCCTGCGCACCAACTTCTACCAGACCGATGCCAGTGGTGCGCCGAAGAGCTACTTCAGCTTCAAACTCAACCCGCGGGCGATTCCAGATATTCCTCGACCGACGCCGAAGTTCGAAATCTTCGTCTACTCGCCGCGTGTTGAAGGCGTGCACCTGCGCTTTGGTGACGTAGCCCGTGGTGGCCTGCGCTGGTCGGACCGTGAGGAAGACTTCCGCACCGAGGTGCTGGGCCTGGTCAAGGCGCAGCAGGTGAAAAACGCGGTCATCGTACCGATGGGCGCCAAGGGCGGCTTTATTCCACGGCGACTGCCGGTCGGCGGCACCCGTGATGATGTGCTGGCCGAGGGCATTGCCTGCTACCGGATATTCATCAGCGGCCTGCTGGATATCACCGACAACCTGAAAGACGGCGCCGTGGTGCCCCCGCAGAACGTGGTGCGTCACGATGGCGACGATCCGTATCTGGTGGTGGCGGCCGACAAAGGCACCGCGACCTTCTCCGATATCGCCAACGGCATTGCTGCCGAATACGGCTTCTGGCTGGACGATGCCTTCGCCTCGGGCGGCTCGGCGGGTTATGACCACAAAGGCATGGGCATCACCGCCAAGGGCGGCTGGGTTTCGGTACAGCGCCACTTCCGTGAACGTGGCATCGACGTGCAGAAGGACAATGTCACCGTAATCGGTATCGGCGATATGGCCGGCGACGTATTCGGTAACGGTCTGCTGCTCTCGGAAAGTCTGCAGCTGGTCGCGGCCTTCAACCACATGCACATCTTTATCGACCCCAACCCGGATGCGGCGAAGAGCTTTGTTGAGCGTCAGCGCCTGTTCGATCTGCCGCGCTCCAGCTGGGCCGATTACGATGCCAAGCTGATTTCCGCCGGCGGCGGGATCTTCCTGCGCAGTGCCAAGAGCATCGCCATCAGCCCGCAGATGAAAGAGCGCTTCGATATCAGCGCTGACAAGCTGGCGCCTAACGAACTGCTGAACGCCTTGCTCAAGGCTCCGGTGGATCTGTTGTGGAACGGCGGCATCGGCACCTACGTGAAATCCAGCAAGGAAAGCCACGCCGATGTCGGCGACAAGGCCAACGACCTGCTGCGCGTAGACGGTCGCGAACTGCGTGCCAAGGTAGTGGGTGAGGGCGGTAACCTTGGCATGACCCAGCTGGGTCGCGTCGAGTACGGCCTCAATGGCGGCAAGAGCAACACCGACTTTATCGACAATGCCGGTGGTGTGGACTGCTCCGACCATGAGGTCAACATCAAGATTCTGCTCGGCGAAATCGTCGGCGCTGGCGACATGACCGGCAAGCAGCGCAACAAGCTGCTGGTGGAAATGACCGATGCGGTGGGTGGCCTGGTGCTGGGCAACAACTACAAGCAGACCCAGGCACTGTCACTGGCTGAGCGCCGTGCGCGTGAGCGGGTAGGTGAGTACAAACGTCTGATGAGTGCTCTGGAAACCGCCGGCAAGCTGGACCGCGCCCTGGAGTTCCTGCCCACCGACGACGAGCTCAATGAGCGCGCCGCCAACGGTCTGGGCCTGACTCGTCCGGAGCTGTCGGTGCTGATCTCCTACAGCAAGATCGACCTCAAGGAATCGCTACTGAAATCCCTGGTGCCGGATGACGAATACCTGGCGCGGGAAATGGAAACCGCCTTCCCGCCGTTGCTGGCGAAGAAGTTCGGTGAGCCGATGCGTCGGCATCGCCTCAAGCGCGAAATCGTCAGCACGCAGATCGCCAACGATCTGGTCAACCATATGGGCATCACCTTCGTGCAGCGCCTGAAGGAGTCCACCGGCATGAGCGCGGCGAATGTTGCCGGCGCCTATGTGATCGTGCGTGATCTGTTCCGTCTGCCGCACTGGTGGCAGCAGATCGAGGCGCTGGACTACAAGGTGCCTGCCGAACTGCAACTGCAGTTGATGGACGAGCTGATGCGTCTGGGCCGCCGCGCTACCCGCTGGTTCCTGCGCAGCCGCCGCAACGAGCAGGACGCGGCCCGCGATGTGGCGCATTTTGCGCCGCGCATCGAGGCACTGGTTGGCCGACTCGACGAATTGCTCGAAGGCCCGGCCCGTGAACAGTGGCTGGCGCGCTTCCAGGGGTATGTCGAAGCCGGCGTGCCGGAAGAGCTGGCGCGTGTGGTCGCCGGCACCAGCCATCTGTACACCCTGTTGCCGATCATCGAAGCGTCGGACGTGACCGGACAGGAACCGGATCGCGTAGCAGCGGCGTACTTTGCCATCGGCGGGTCGCTGGAGCTGTCCTGGTACCTGCAGCAGATCACCAGCTTGCCGGTGGAAAACAACTGGCAAGCACTGGCCCGTGAAGCCTTCCGTGATGATCTGGACTGGCAGCAACGCGCCATCACCGTGTCGGTACTGCAAATGGCCGAAGGCCCGGCAGATATCGAAGAGCGGGTCGGCGTGTGGCTGGACCAGCACCGCCGTTTGGTAGATCGCTGGAAGGTCATGCTCGGCGAGCTGCGTGCGGCCACCAACACCGATTACGCCATGTATGCTGTGGCTAACCGCGAGTTGATGGACCTGGCGCAAAGCGCCTGA
- the rnt gene encoding ribonuclease T — MSEDLYDDEAESGSHSGPRHPMAARFRGYLPVVVDVETGGFNCATDALLEIAATTIGMDEGGFLYPEHTHFFRIEPFEGANIEQAALDFTGIKLDHPLRMAVSEEHALGEIFKGLRKSLKANSCKRAILVGHNSSFDLGFLNAAVARCGIKRNPFHPFSSFDTATLAGLAYGQTVLAKACQAAGIDFDGKEAHSARYDTEKTAELFCGIVNRWKEMGGWMDFDD, encoded by the coding sequence GTGAGTGAAGACCTGTACGACGACGAAGCTGAAAGCGGCAGCCACTCCGGCCCGCGCCACCCAATGGCGGCACGCTTTCGTGGCTACCTGCCGGTAGTCGTGGACGTGGAAACCGGTGGCTTCAACTGCGCCACCGATGCTCTGCTGGAAATTGCTGCCACCACCATCGGCATGGATGAAGGCGGTTTTCTCTATCCGGAGCACACCCACTTCTTCCGCATCGAGCCATTCGAAGGCGCGAATATCGAGCAGGCCGCGCTGGACTTCACCGGCATCAAACTTGATCACCCATTGCGCATGGCGGTGAGTGAAGAGCATGCCCTCGGCGAGATCTTCAAGGGCCTGCGCAAGTCGCTGAAAGCGAACAGCTGCAAACGGGCAATTCTGGTCGGGCATAACAGCAGCTTCGACCTGGGTTTCCTCAATGCGGCCGTGGCGCGCTGCGGCATCAAACGCAACCCGTTCCATCCGTTCTCCAGCTTCGACACTGCCACCCTGGCCGGCCTCGCCTATGGTCAGACCGTATTGGCCAAGGCCTGCCAGGCTGCTGGCATCGATTTCGACGGCAAGGAAGCACATTCGGCCCGTTACGACACCGAGAAGACCGCCGAGCTGTTCTGCGGCATCGTCAATCGCTGGAAGGAGATGGGCGGTTGGATGGATTTCGACGACTAA
- a CDS encoding AAA family ATPase → MEHREALVALRHFLSSQILGQEKLIERLLIALLADGHMLVEGAPGLAKTKAIKELAEGIEAEFHRIQFTPDLLPADITGTEIYRPETGSFVFQQGPIFHNLVLADEINRAPAKVQSALLEAMAERQVSVGRSTYHLSPLFLVMATQNPIEQEGTYPLPEAQLDRFLMHVKIGFPDASVERKILAQARGEALNGETKPEQLVSQQAIFAARQEILGLYMADAVEEYLVQLVMASRTPAKFDPELAEWIAYGASPRGSIALDRCARAHAWLAGRDFVSPEDIQAVLFDVLRHRIILSFEAEAAGIDQDRVVQRILDVVAVA, encoded by the coding sequence ATGGAACACCGTGAAGCGCTTGTCGCGCTGCGACATTTTCTTTCAAGTCAGATCCTCGGCCAGGAAAAACTCATCGAAAGGCTGCTGATTGCCTTGCTCGCTGATGGCCACATGCTGGTCGAAGGCGCTCCCGGCCTGGCCAAGACCAAGGCGATCAAGGAGCTGGCCGAAGGCATTGAGGCCGAATTCCACCGCATTCAGTTCACCCCTGACCTGCTTCCAGCGGATATCACCGGCACCGAAATCTATCGTCCGGAAACCGGCAGCTTTGTGTTCCAGCAGGGACCGATCTTCCACAACCTGGTGCTGGCCGATGAGATCAATCGCGCTCCGGCCAAGGTGCAATCGGCGCTGCTCGAAGCCATGGCCGAGCGCCAGGTAAGCGTGGGCCGCAGCACCTATCACCTGTCGCCACTGTTTCTGGTGATGGCCACGCAGAACCCGATTGAGCAGGAAGGCACCTACCCGCTGCCCGAAGCACAGCTCGACCGTTTTCTGATGCACGTGAAGATCGGTTTCCCCGACGCCAGCGTGGAACGCAAGATCCTCGCCCAAGCCCGTGGTGAAGCGCTGAATGGCGAAACCAAGCCAGAGCAGCTGGTTAGCCAGCAGGCGATCTTTGCCGCGCGCCAGGAAATCCTCGGCCTGTATATGGCCGATGCGGTGGAAGAGTATTTGGTGCAACTGGTGATGGCCTCGCGCACCCCGGCCAAGTTCGACCCGGAACTGGCCGAGTGGATTGCCTACGGCGCCAGCCCGCGCGGCTCGATTGCCCTCGACCGCTGCGCACGGGCCCACGCCTGGCTGGCCGGGCGGGATTTCGTCAGCCCGGAAGATATCCAGGCGGTGCTGTTCGACGTGCTGCGCCACCGCATCATTCTGTCATTCGAGGCAGAAGCCGCCGGCATCGACCAGGACCGCGTGGTGCAGCGCATTCTCGACGTCGTGGCGGTCGCCTAA